A section of the Saliniramus fredricksonii genome encodes:
- a CDS encoding type II toxin-antitoxin system VapB family antitoxin: MAEPQLSVRSARARDLARRLARRENRSIADIVERALESYEIRATGREPASRFYERISATCGTDIDLEAVIRENRKAHTGPEL, encoded by the coding sequence GTGGCCGAACCGCAACTCTCCGTACGCAGCGCCAGAGCACGCGATCTCGCACGCCGGCTCGCCCGGCGCGAAAATCGCTCCATTGCCGATATCGTCGAGCGGGCGCTCGAATCCTACGAGATTCGCGCGACCGGGCGCGAGCCTGCCTCTCGCTTCTATGAGCGTATTTCCGCGACCTGCGGAACCGATATCGATCTGGAGGCTGTCATCCGCGAGAATCGAAAGGCCCATACAGGGCCTGAACTATGA
- a CDS encoding type II toxin-antitoxin system VapC family toxin, giving the protein MIFIDTNVISETLKKAPDPAVMAWLVRHDSELALPSVAIAEIAFGIQKIRPDQRANRLEQGLSDWRERFSDRIFGLNEAAALSYGEIMGTAMRQGRTMSAPDGMIGAIAAVNGGRLATRNLADFATADLELINPWDF; this is encoded by the coding sequence ATGATCTTCATCGATACGAACGTCATCTCGGAAACCTTGAAGAAGGCGCCTGACCCCGCCGTCATGGCATGGCTGGTCAGGCACGATTCCGAATTGGCGCTACCGAGCGTCGCCATCGCCGAAATAGCGTTCGGCATCCAGAAAATCCGCCCTGATCAACGCGCCAATCGACTGGAACAGGGGCTTTCCGACTGGCGGGAGCGGTTTTCCGATCGGATTTTCGGGCTGAATGAAGCTGCGGCGCTGTCATACGGAGAGATCATGGGCACCGCCATGCGTCAGGGGCGGACAATGTCGGCACCGGACGGGATGATCGGGGCCATCGCCGCCGTGAACGGCGGTCGGCTTGCAACCCGAAACCTCGCCGATTTCGCCACAGCGGATCTCGAACTCATTAACCCGTGGGACTTCTGA
- the flhA gene encoding flagellar biosynthesis protein FlhA — MNDSANAVTASGPAQSAAGLSATDGVSLPGLRGLATYTRRTDLLLAFGVIGILVVLIFPMPAPVLDLLLAVSIIFSVLIMMTALFIEEPLEFSSFPTVLLIATMLRLSLNLASTRLILSYGHEGTDAAGYVIEAFGGFVMGGNFVIGVIVFAILVLVNFVVITKGSGRIAEVAARFTLDAMPGKQMAIDADLSAGLIDEDEARRRRTKLEDESSFFGSMDGASKFVRGDAIAGLLVVFINVIGGIIIGVAQMGMSFGDAAASYTMLTVGDGLVSQIPALIVSTAAGLLVSKSGVKGAADKALGQQLAHYPKALGMSAMVMVALALLPGIPMLPFLALAAGAGTLAYYVGKQAKAREHEVNNLDAQGKPRASKESEEPAEEPISEVLKIDDLKVEIGYALLPLVNGSNEGERLTDQIKALRRQLAAEMGFVMPSVRILDNVQLEANDYVIRVKEIEAGTGKIFPGLFMAIDPMGGQVQLPGQHMLEPTFGLPATWIDAGLREQAQLRSYTVVDAATVLSTHLTEVIKAHMPELLTHIEVQKLLTELPKDHADLLKEIVPSQITTTGIQRVLQLLLAERVSIRDLGAILEAVSEVVGSVKNPRDIVEHVRMRLGRQICAQHIGPNGQLPIVTLSPAWEQAFMDAIVGQGEDRHLAMQPSKLSEFVAAVRDAFEQAAQQGQMPVLVTSIQTRPFVRSIIERFRRETPVMSQGEIHTRTRLQTVGSV, encoded by the coding sequence ATGAACGATTCGGCGAATGCGGTGACGGCCAGCGGCCCGGCCCAGAGCGCTGCCGGGCTGAGCGCCACGGATGGTGTCAGCCTGCCCGGCCTGCGCGGGCTCGCGACCTATACGCGGCGCACCGATCTGCTGCTCGCCTTCGGCGTGATCGGCATCCTGGTCGTCTTGATCTTTCCCATGCCGGCGCCGGTCCTCGATCTGCTGCTGGCAGTCTCGATCATCTTCTCGGTGCTGATCATGATGACGGCGCTGTTCATCGAGGAGCCGCTGGAATTCTCGTCCTTTCCGACGGTTCTGCTGATCGCGACCATGCTGCGGCTGTCGCTCAATCTGGCCTCGACCCGGCTGATCCTCAGCTATGGCCATGAGGGGACGGATGCGGCGGGCTACGTGATCGAAGCCTTCGGCGGCTTCGTCATGGGCGGGAATTTCGTCATCGGGGTGATCGTCTTCGCCATCCTCGTCCTGGTGAATTTCGTCGTCATCACCAAGGGCTCGGGCCGTATCGCGGAGGTCGCGGCGCGGTTCACCCTCGACGCCATGCCCGGCAAGCAGATGGCGATCGATGCCGATCTCTCCGCCGGCCTGATCGACGAGGACGAGGCGCGGCGCCGGCGCACCAAGCTGGAGGATGAGAGCTCGTTCTTCGGTTCGATGGATGGTGCCTCGAAATTCGTGCGCGGCGATGCCATTGCCGGTCTTCTGGTCGTCTTCATCAACGTCATCGGCGGCATCATCATCGGCGTGGCGCAGATGGGGATGAGCTTCGGCGATGCGGCGGCGAGCTATACCATGCTTACCGTCGGCGACGGGCTGGTCTCGCAGATCCCGGCCCTGATCGTCTCGACGGCGGCGGGCCTGCTCGTCTCCAAATCCGGTGTCAAGGGCGCCGCCGACAAGGCGCTTGGCCAGCAGCTCGCGCATTACCCGAAAGCGCTCGGCATGTCGGCCATGGTGATGGTGGCGCTTGCGCTCCTGCCGGGCATCCCGATGCTGCCCTTCCTCGCACTCGCCGCCGGTGCCGGGACGCTCGCCTATTATGTCGGCAAGCAGGCGAAGGCGCGCGAGCATGAGGTGAACAACCTCGACGCCCAGGGCAAGCCGCGCGCGTCGAAGGAGTCGGAGGAGCCGGCCGAAGAGCCGATTTCGGAGGTGCTCAAGATCGACGACCTCAAGGTCGAGATCGGTTATGCGCTTCTGCCGCTGGTCAATGGCAGCAACGAGGGCGAACGCCTGACCGACCAGATCAAGGCGCTGCGCCGGCAGCTCGCCGCCGAGATGGGCTTCGTCATGCCCAGCGTGCGCATCCTTGACAACGTCCAGCTCGAGGCCAACGATTACGTCATCCGCGTCAAGGAGATCGAGGCGGGCACCGGGAAGATCTTCCCCGGCCTGTTCATGGCGATCGATCCGATGGGCGGGCAGGTGCAGCTGCCGGGCCAGCACATGCTCGAACCGACCTTCGGCCTGCCCGCGACCTGGATCGATGCGGGCCTGCGCGAGCAGGCGCAGCTGCGCAGCTATACCGTGGTCGATGCCGCGACCGTGCTCTCGACCCATCTCACCGAGGTAATCAAGGCGCATATGCCGGAACTGCTCACCCATATCGAGGTGCAGAAGCTGCTCACCGAATTGCCCAAGGATCACGCCGATCTGCTCAAGGAGATCGTGCCGAGCCAGATCACGACGACCGGCATCCAGCGCGTCCTGCAGCTGCTCCTCGCCGAACGCGTGTCGATCCGCGATCTCGGCGCGATTCTGGAAGCGGTTTCCGAGGTGGTGGGCAGCGTCAAGAATCCGCGCGACATCGTCGAGCACGTGCGCATGCGGCTGGGTCGCCAGATCTGCGCGCAACATATCGGCCCCAACGGGCAATTGCCCATTGTCACCCTGTCGCCGGCCTGGGAGCAGGCCTTCATGGATGCCATTGTCGGCCAGGGCGAGGACCGGCATCTGGCCATGCAGCCGTCGAAGCTCTCGGAATTCGTCGCCGCCGTGCGCGACGCTTTCGAACAGGCCGCCCAGCAGGGTCAGATGCCGGTGCTCGTCACCTCGATCCAGACACGGCCCTTCGTGCGCTCCATCATCGAGCGCTTCCGCCGCGAGACGCCGGTGATGAGCCAGGGCGAGATCCACACCCGCACGCGCCTGCAGACGGTGGGCAGCGTCTGA
- a CDS encoding xanthine dehydrogenase family protein molybdopterin-binding subunit translates to MLFRPLTEISRPSRRSLLKGGAALTGALVVGVATGFGARRAGAAADAPEFDPPARPDAFIRIDADDTVTVLIKHLDMGQGIATGLTTIVAEELDADWEQMRFAFAPADHRLYNNLSFGPVQGTGASTGIPNSWMQLRKAGAAARAMLIGAAAQEWGVAPGDVTVANGRIRHQASGRESGFGAFAAAAAARAIPADPILKTRADFVHVGKHRPRLDGAAKARGEAVYSLDIRRPGQLTAMVAHPPRFGARLAGFDDTAARAVPGVVDVVAIPTGVAVVARDTWSAMKGREALSVRWDESRAETRSSDDLRAEFHALGLEPGRRAAFRGDANAGMRNAVRIIEAAYDFPYLAHAAMEPLNGVVERKADGGYAAWGAFQMQTLDQAVIARIMGVTADRVTLNTLFAGGSFGRRGATTSDWIAEAAHVLKATGERAPIHLVWTREDDMRAGYYRPMVHHRVLVGLGADNLPRSWVQRIVGKPILAGSAFEAMDLSGIEHQTVEGADDPIYALDDFRLEIHNTREQVPVLWWRSVGHTHTAQVTETMMDELAAIAGADPVAYRLYFLGQSPRDATVLRLAADRSGWGGEMPAGNGIRRGRGVAVHRSFGSHVAMVAEVAVEGDDLRVERIVAAVDCGIVINPDNVRAQVEGAIGFALSSVLRNAVTLDEGRVVEGNFDTFEPTRFTEMPRVEVHLVESDALPTGMGEPGVPPLAPAICNAVHAATGLRIRALPIDLSRARGA, encoded by the coding sequence ATGCTTTTCCGCCCGCTCACGGAGATCTCCCGGCCCTCCCGCCGCAGCCTGCTGAAGGGCGGTGCGGCGTTGACCGGCGCCCTGGTCGTCGGTGTCGCGACCGGGTTCGGGGCGCGCCGTGCCGGCGCGGCTGCGGACGCGCCCGAATTCGACCCGCCGGCGCGTCCGGACGCCTTCATCCGCATCGATGCCGACGACACGGTGACGGTGCTGATCAAGCATCTCGATATGGGGCAGGGCATCGCGACGGGGCTCACCACCATCGTCGCCGAGGAGCTTGATGCGGATTGGGAGCAGATGCGCTTTGCCTTCGCCCCTGCCGATCATCGCCTGTACAACAATCTCAGCTTCGGACCCGTGCAGGGAACGGGCGCTTCCACCGGCATACCCAATTCCTGGATGCAGCTGCGCAAGGCCGGTGCTGCGGCACGCGCCATGCTGATTGGCGCCGCTGCGCAGGAATGGGGTGTCGCGCCGGGCGATGTCACCGTCGCGAACGGGCGTATCCGCCATCAGGCGAGCGGACGCGAATCCGGTTTCGGCGCTTTTGCCGCCGCTGCGGCTGCGCGCGCGATTCCCGCTGATCCGATCCTGAAGACCCGTGCGGATTTCGTCCATGTCGGCAAGCACCGCCCGCGTCTCGACGGTGCGGCGAAGGCGCGCGGGGAAGCGGTCTATTCCCTCGATATCCGCCGTCCGGGCCAGCTCACTGCCATGGTGGCGCATCCGCCGCGCTTCGGTGCGCGGCTCGCAGGCTTCGACGATACGGCCGCACGGGCGGTGCCCGGCGTAGTCGATGTCGTGGCCATCCCGACCGGCGTCGCCGTGGTCGCGCGCGATACCTGGTCGGCGATGAAGGGGCGCGAGGCGCTTTCCGTGCGCTGGGACGAGAGCCGCGCGGAGACGCGCTCCAGCGACGATCTGCGCGCGGAATTCCACGCGCTCGGCCTCGAGCCGGGACGGCGTGCGGCCTTTCGGGGCGACGCGAATGCCGGTATGCGCAATGCCGTGCGCATCATCGAGGCGGCATACGACTTTCCCTATCTCGCCCATGCGGCCATGGAGCCTCTGAATGGTGTGGTCGAACGCAAGGCGGATGGCGGCTACGCGGCCTGGGGCGCCTTTCAGATGCAGACGCTCGACCAGGCGGTGATCGCACGGATCATGGGCGTCACGGCGGACCGGGTGACGCTGAACACGCTGTTTGCGGGCGGCTCCTTCGGGCGCCGGGGCGCGACGACTTCCGACTGGATCGCCGAAGCCGCTCATGTTCTCAAGGCGACGGGAGAGCGCGCGCCGATTCATCTGGTCTGGACGCGTGAGGACGATATGCGCGCCGGCTATTATCGCCCGATGGTGCATCACCGCGTGCTGGTGGGGCTGGGCGCCGACAATCTGCCGCGCTCCTGGGTGCAGCGCATCGTGGGCAAGCCGATCCTGGCCGGCAGCGCCTTCGAAGCAATGGACCTCTCCGGCATCGAACACCAGACGGTGGAGGGCGCTGATGATCCGATCTATGCGCTCGATGATTTCCGGCTCGAGATCCACAATACCCGCGAACAGGTTCCCGTGCTGTGGTGGCGATCGGTGGGGCATACCCATACGGCGCAGGTGACCGAGACCATGATGGATGAGCTCGCGGCCATCGCAGGTGCCGATCCCGTCGCTTATCGGTTGTACTTTCTTGGGCAATCACCGCGCGATGCGACCGTCTTGCGGCTCGCTGCGGACAGGTCCGGATGGGGCGGCGAGATGCCGGCGGGCAATGGCATCCGGCGCGGGCGCGGCGTCGCGGTGCATCGCTCCTTCGGCTCTCATGTCGCGATGGTGGCGGAAGTCGCCGTCGAAGGCGACGATCTCCGCGTCGAGCGTATCGTCGCGGCGGTGGATTGCGGCATCGTGATCAATCCCGACAATGTCCGCGCCCAGGTCGAGGGCGCCATCGGCTTCGCGCTCTCCTCCGTCCTGCGCAACGCCGTCACGCTGGATGAGGGCCGCGTGGTCGAAGGCAATTTCGACACGTTCGAACCGACGCGCTTCACCGAGATGCCGCGCGTCGAGGTACATCTCGTCGAATCGGATGCGCTGCCCACGGGAATGGGCGAGCCCGGCGTTCCGCCGCTGGCGCCTGCGATCTGCAATGCCGTCCATGCCGCCACGGGCCTGCGCATACGCGCGCTGCCGATCGATCTCTCCAGGGCGCGCGGCGCCTGA
- a CDS encoding (2Fe-2S)-binding protein: MISLTVNGESHELDLDPQMPLLWALRDHLGLTGAKYSCGIAQCGACLVLVNDMAMPACVVPLEDVDGATITTIEGAKGRVADAVIGAWIDRDVSQCGYCQPGQIIRAIELLAQNSDPSDDDIAQAMDANLCRCGAYQRIRDAVRDAAIALA; the protein is encoded by the coding sequence ATGATCAGTCTGACGGTCAACGGCGAGAGCCATGAGCTCGATCTCGATCCGCAGATGCCGTTGCTCTGGGCCCTGCGTGATCATCTCGGGCTGACCGGCGCGAAATACAGCTGCGGCATCGCGCAATGCGGCGCCTGCCTCGTCCTCGTCAACGACATGGCCATGCCGGCCTGCGTGGTGCCGCTGGAGGATGTCGACGGCGCGACGATCACCACGATCGAGGGGGCGAAGGGGCGCGTCGCCGATGCGGTGATCGGAGCCTGGATCGACCGCGATGTCTCGCAATGCGGCTATTGCCAGCCCGGCCAGATCATCCGCGCCATAGAGCTTCTGGCGCAAAACAGCGATCCGAGCGATGACGATATCGCGCAGGCGATGGACGCCAATCTGTGCCGTTGCGGGGCCTATCAACGCATCCGCGACGCCGTGCGCGATGCCGCCATCGCGCTGGCCTGA
- a CDS encoding GMC family oxidoreductase — MQDQEPRAAGTFDYIVVGGGTAGCVLANRLSADPRNSVLVIEAGGVPRSPWIDIPAAFGKTWKDPRYNWNFATHPEPGTGDRAIPVPRGRSLGGSSLINGSIYVRGQREDYDLWAQSGARGWSFADVLPYFRKLERFADDTPDAGLRGTDGPMDVIRVPERHPLLDAFIASGQAAGHPLNPDYNGSRQDGFGYYQVMQRKGRRWSAYRAWLEPAMRRPNLTLRTGCTATCLTLADGRAQGIRYRRAGIAEHAQARGEVILTAGAIQSPHLMELSGIGDPQVLAQAGLPVNHALPGVGANYQDHYATRMNWRVTQPVTLNEQTRGWRLLRAVAQYLLTRRGILTLATGMAHGFVRTRPELETPDVQYFFVHASYANAADRVLDKRPGMTIGVTQLRPRSRGHIHAVSPDPLTPPRISPRFLTDDIDCETFAAGMRMAREIMAQAPMRAYLGEEMNPGPDCRSDADLIAFARATGQTIYHPVGTCAMGEGPGAVVDPRLRVHGVAGLRVADASVMPHLVSANTQAAVMMIAEKAADMILADAPSS, encoded by the coding sequence ATGCAGGATCAGGAGCCCCGGGCCGCCGGGACATTCGATTACATCGTGGTGGGCGGCGGCACGGCGGGGTGCGTTCTCGCCAACCGGCTGAGCGCGGATCCGCGCAACAGCGTGCTCGTGATCGAGGCCGGTGGCGTGCCCCGCTCACCCTGGATCGACATTCCCGCCGCTTTCGGCAAGACCTGGAAGGATCCACGCTACAACTGGAACTTCGCCACCCATCCCGAGCCCGGCACCGGCGATCGGGCGATCCCCGTGCCGCGCGGACGCAGCCTCGGCGGATCGAGCCTGATCAATGGCAGCATCTATGTGCGCGGCCAGCGCGAGGATTACGATCTGTGGGCGCAATCCGGAGCGCGCGGCTGGAGCTTCGCCGATGTGCTGCCCTATTTCCGCAAGCTGGAGCGCTTTGCCGACGATACCCCGGATGCCGGGCTGCGCGGTACAGACGGGCCGATGGACGTGATCCGCGTGCCCGAGCGCCATCCCCTGCTCGACGCCTTCATCGCCTCCGGGCAGGCAGCGGGGCATCCGCTCAACCCCGATTACAACGGCAGCCGCCAGGACGGTTTCGGCTATTATCAGGTGATGCAGCGCAAGGGACGGCGCTGGAGCGCCTATCGCGCCTGGCTCGAACCCGCCATGCGCCGGCCCAACCTCACCCTGCGCACCGGATGCACCGCCACGTGCCTGACCTTGGCTGATGGCCGCGCACAGGGCATCCGCTACCGCCGTGCCGGCATCGCGGAACACGCGCAGGCGCGCGGGGAGGTCATCCTGACCGCCGGCGCGATCCAGAGCCCGCATCTGATGGAGCTCTCCGGCATCGGCGATCCGCAGGTGCTCGCGCAGGCGGGCCTGCCGGTGAACCATGCCCTGCCGGGGGTGGGGGCGAATTACCAGGATCACTACGCCACCCGCATGAACTGGCGCGTCACGCAGCCGGTCACCCTCAACGAGCAGACCCGTGGCTGGCGCCTCCTGCGGGCCGTCGCGCAGTATCTGCTGACCCGGCGCGGCATCCTCACCCTCGCCACCGGAATGGCCCATGGCTTCGTGCGTACGCGTCCGGAGCTGGAAACGCCGGACGTACAATATTTCTTCGTGCATGCGAGCTACGCGAACGCCGCCGACCGGGTGCTCGACAAGCGTCCCGGCATGACCATCGGCGTCACCCAGCTGCGGCCCCGTTCGCGTGGTCATATCCATGCCGTGAGCCCCGACCCGCTGACGCCGCCGCGGATCAGCCCGCGCTTTCTCACCGACGATATCGATTGCGAGACCTTCGCGGCGGGCATGCGCATGGCGCGTGAAATCATGGCGCAGGCCCCGATGCGGGCTTATCTGGGCGAGGAGATGAATCCCGGCCCCGATTGCAGATCGGATGCGGATCTCATCGCCTTTGCCCGCGCGACCGGCCAGACGATCTATCACCCTGTCGGTACCTGCGCCATGGGCGAGGGCCCCGGCGCCGTGGTCGATCCGCGCCTGCGGGTACATGGCGTGGCCGGATTGCGCGTCGCCGATGCTTCCGTGATGCCGCATCTCGTCTCGGCCAATACGCAGGCGGCGGTGATGATGATCGCGGAGAAAGCCGCCGACATGATCCTCGCGGATGCGCCCAGCAGCTGA